CCACTGCCACAGCAGGCGCCGGATCCGGGAAGCCGGATAGCGCTTTGTGCTGCAGGCCTCCACCAGCTGCCGGGAACTGCCGGACCGGCGGTTCTTCCAGATCCGCTCCTCCAGTCCTTCAGAAACCTGGGTCCGGGCAGCGATATCCCTTGGGGTGGCCGTTTCCAGGGTCCAGCTGAGCAGGGCATCCAGTTGACGGGCCTGGAACCCCGGTTCCCGGTCCTTCAGGTACTGCCGGAACCGTGGTACTTCCTCTTCCACCAGCCCGGTCCTGACTGCCTCAGTCATTCCGTGCTCCAGGATTTCCCGGCGCAGGGCGGTGGCACTGGGCAACTGTCCTTTTTCCAGGGTGGTGTCCCCATAGGCAGTGCCGGAACGGTGGATGGGGAGGGGAGAGAGCCGGGGAAAGTCTTCCAGGGCTTTCAGATATTCCAGGGCCAGCAGGTTGTTGGATCCGGAAAACAGTACCCCATAGGCCGGGTTCCGGCGGACGGCCAGTTCCTGGGCGGCTTTTGCATAGGAAAGACCCCGGCTCAGGGCCTGCTGCCATGCTTCCGGTGTGAAGCGCTCCCGGGCAAGCTGGACCAATGGTTCCGGGTTCTCTGCTTCGCATCCGAAGCTCAGGTGGGTAACAACCCCGGTGGCCGAGAGGAGGGCTGTCCCGGTCCGGGCGAACCCCTGGGCACTTTGCAGGGATCCGGTCACCGGCAGCTCCAGTATCAGATCCACCCCACCCAACAGAGCCAGGACGGTCCGCTGCCATTTGTCCCACAGAGGAAGCTGCCCCCGCTGGGTCAGGCTGCCGCTCATGACGGCCACCACGGGAACAGGACCCAGGGCCTGCCGCACCTGATCCAGCTGATACCGGTGCCCCCGGTGAAAGGGATTGTATTCGGCCACGATGCCCACAACAGAACAGAAATCCATGGGATACTCCTTAAAAAATTTATTTTACAAATCCGTGAATCTTTGCTAACATATATTAGTATTATAGCATAAGCATAATACTGGTTTAAAATCAGTAGATCATCAGGAGGCAATGTAATGAAGATTTTTGTTGTAAACTGCGGCAGCTCTTCCATTAAGTATCAGCTGATCGATATGGCCGATGAATCTGTCATCGCCAAAGGTCTGGTTGAACGGATCGGTATCGAAGGCTCCGTGCTGACCCATACCCCTGCCGGCAAAGACAAAGTCCGTCTGGAAAGCTCCATCCCCAACCATGTGGACGGCATCAAGAAGGTGCTGGCTGCTCTGGTAGACCCCAACTATGGCGTCATCAAATCCATGGATGAAATCGGTGCCGTTGGCCATCGTGTGGTGCATGGCGGC
This region of Acidaminococcus timonensis genomic DNA includes:
- a CDS encoding tRNA(Met) cytidine acetate ligase, which produces MDFCSVVGIVAEYNPFHRGHRYQLDQVRQALGPVPVVAVMSGSLTQRGQLPLWDKWQRTVLALLGGVDLILELPVTGSLQSAQGFARTGTALLSATGVVTHLSFGCEAENPEPLVQLARERFTPEAWQQALSRGLSYAKAAQELAVRRNPAYGVLFSGSNNLLALEYLKALEDFPRLSPLPIHRSGTAYGDTTLEKGQLPSATALRREILEHGMTEAVRTGLVEEEVPRFRQYLKDREPGFQARQLDALLSWTLETATPRDIAARTQVSEGLEERIWKNRRSGSSRQLVEACSTKRYPASRIRRLLWQWLLSSEEIPFASAASAPPQYIRVLGFNETGRQLLKAMKKRATLPLLTTIQKDTLKKAPAPVFRQQLTLDLRAQDLYELLTEERITGKDYKERPVMVSKKIP